The DNA window ACTAGAAGCGACGTTCGTCGTCCTCATCCTTGCGGTCGTCTTCGGACTGTCCACCGACTACGAAGTCTTCCTGATGTCGCGAATGGTCGAAGCACGAACTGCAGGAGCGACGACCGAGGAAGCGGTGATCATCGGCGCTCAACGCACTGGACGCATCGTGACAGCCGCTGCCCTGATCCTCATCATCGTCACCGGCGCGTTCACTATCTCCAACCTGTCGATCATGCGGTTCCTCGGTGTCGGCATGATCCTCGCACTGATCATCGACGCCACCATCATCAGAATGCTGCTGGTTCCGTCGCTGGTGAAACTCATGGGCGAGGCGAATTGGTGGGCTCCCGCCTGGATGAAAAAGGTGCACGCGAAGGTCGGGATCGGGCATTAGTTGGGCCCCCGGGGTGACCGACAGTCTGTTTCGGTCACCCCGGGAGCCGATCGCGGAGTGAGCGAATGTCTGTTTCGGTCACACCGGGGCCCAACGCGCACCTTCCAGCGAACGCGCACCTTGCATGCCGCTGCAACCTGCGCACCCGCAGAAACCTGCGCGTTCAGGCCGACCACACCACGAATCGCAGCGAATGTCTCTTTCGGTCACCTCACGAGGCCTAGCCTCACAACTTACTTTGGAGTAAGTTGGCGGATATGGCGAACTACATCGTTACCGGCGGTACGGGCTTCCTCGGCCAGAACGTGATCCCTCTTCTACTGGAGCGCGATCCGGATGCAGAGGTCCACGTCCTGGTTCGGCAACAGTCGATCGCCAAGCTCGAACAGCAGGCCGCAGCACTCGCCGGCAAGGATCGGATCCACCCGCTCGTCGGAGATCTCACCGAACCCGGCCTCGGGCTGAGGGAAACACCTCGCGCTGTCGATCACATCGTCCACCTCGGCGCCATCTACGACATGACCGCCGGAGACGAACAAGCGACAACCAATGTCGATGGCACCCGAGCCGTCGTCGAGCTCGCGGTTCGCACTGGCGCGAGGCTCCACCACATCTCCTCGATCGCCGTCGCCGGGGACTACTCCGGAACGTTCACCGAGAACGATTTCGACAATGGGCAAGGTTTCCCGACGGCATATCACCGGACCAAGTTCGAGTCCGAAGAGATCGTTCGCGAGTCGGCGACCGACTGGCGGGTCTACCGGCCGTCGGCAATACTGGGCCACTCGGAAACCGGGGCGATCGACAAGATCGACGGCCCGTATTTCTTCTTCCCGTTCTTCGCCGAACTGGCCAAACTTCCGTCTACGCTTCCCATCACAGTTCCCGACATCGGATCCACCAACCTGGTTCCAGTCGACTACGTCGCGGCCGCCATTGTCGAGTTGATCCACCGGAACCCGCTGGGACAGCGTGTTTTTCATCTGGTCAACCCTGAGCCGCAATCGATGCGCGAGGTCTACAGCGCATTCAGTGCTGCTGCGGGGTCGAAAGCAAAGGTTGTCGGAATTCCCGGCGCGATCGCTGCACCGGTCGTCGCCCCGCGTCGGGGAGCTCTTCGCAATGGCCGCAACGCGCTGCTGTCGCGGTTCGGGGTGCCGCCGGTCATGCTCGATCATCTGACTCTGCCGACCACTTTCGACTCGGTTACAACCCAGAATGCGTTGAGCGGCAGCGGCATAACTCCACCCCCACTCGCAACGTACGCAGACACCCTGTGGCGACATTGGCAGAAGCATCTCGACCCGAACCGAGCACGCCGTCGTGATCCTCGCGGGCCTCTGGTGGGGCGCCACATCGTCATCACCGGCGGGTCGTCGGGTATCGGCAAGGCCAGCGCCGAGTCAGCGGCCCGCAAGGGCGCCACTGTCATCCTGCTCGCTCGTGGCGCTGAACAGCTCGAGACCGTCGTGGCGGAAATTCGTTCCGACGGTGGTGACGCACACGGATATCCGTGCGATGTGACCGACAACGAATCGGTCGAACAGACAGTGAAAGCCATTGTGAGCGAACATGGTCACGTGGACATGCTCGTCAACAACGCCGGCCGGTCGATACGTCGATCCTTGTACAGGTCCACCGATCGCCTTCACGATTACGAACGCACCATGGCAGTCAACTACTTCGGTGCCGTGCGGTTGGTTCTCGCACTGCTTCCACACATGCGCGCGCGCCGTTTCGGGCACATCGTCAACGTCAGCAGCGCTGCGGTACAGGGACATACACCGCGATTCTCTGCGTACGTGGCCAGCAAGGCGGCACTCGATGCGTTTGCCGACGTGGCAGCAGCCGAAACACTGTCCGATGGAATCACCTTCACCACCATCCACATGCCGCTCGTCGCGACGCCGATGATCACGCCGTCCGGCGACAAGAATGTCGGCCCGGTCGTATCAGCAGAAAAAGCTGCGGCGATGGTAGTGCGTGCGCTGATCGACAGACCGAAGAGAATCGATACACCGCTCGGCACACTGGGGCAATTCAGCAGCATCTTCACGCCCAAGGGCAAGGATCGCACGATGCACCAGTTCTACCGTCGGTTCCCTGATTCCGCGGCAGCCAAGGGCGAACAACCCACCGAGCCGGTCGAGACCGACTTCATGCCGACCAGAAAGTACGATTCCTCGACACCATCTGCACGGGCAGCCAAGCTGGCGCGCCGACTGGGCCGGTTGGTTCCCGGTACGAACTGGTGATGGTGCGCGACAACGCCCTCGCCCAGACTCGACCGAATCCGATTCCGAGGTAGCCGAACGTGCCGAGTGCCAGTATCCACTTGGCGATGCTGACTGCCGTTGTTGCGCGCACCACGCGATCGGTGATGTGCCCGGGATGATCGAGAAGGTGTAGGCCGACGATGTTCTCCACGTAATCTCCTGCCGCAGAGACGACCGGGGCGACCTCGAGCGCACAAGTCACCGCGGGCGACAGGTCGGTCGACTTCCCCAAGCGGGAGGCCCCGGCTCGTAGCGCTGCGGCATAGATTGCCGGATGGATGAAGTCCGGGTAGTAGTGACTGCGGAATCGAGCTGTGTCGACCTCGTCCATACTGCCGATGATCTGCCTGTAGCGGTCGGCCGACCATGCCGTCTGCACTTCGAGAACACGAGGTGCGGCCGGTCCGAGCAGTCGGACGATAGTCGCCTGCGAGACAACGAAAGCCGTCGACCAGGCAATGAGCGGAATGTCCCGAGTAGTCAGTCCCATACGTCGATAGTAAGACATCGACAGATTCAGCTGTCGCGCATCAGGAACGGCAGCACCACGGCTTCGAAGTCCGAATACTTGTCACGATGAATACTGTGACCGGTTTCGAACGACACAACCGAGCATTCGTCGATCGCCGCGACCATCGAATCGAGTCGCACCGGATCCACCATCCCACCAGGTCCGCCACGAAGTACGAGAGTCGATGCTCGAATTTCCGAAAGCCTGCCCCACCACACCGCATTCGGCCGTCGAAACTGGGCGATCGCGGGTGACGTCATGGAACGGTCGTAGGCGAAGACAGCGCGTGGGTGTCTGATGATGCTCGTAGCTGCATGCCACAATGCACCGGGACTCGGCAACCGCCTTGTGAATGTCGGTGTCTCGTCACCATCCTTGATGGGTATCGGCATCTCCTCGATCACGAGAGAGCGAACTATCGACGGCCTGTCCTGTGCAACTACTGTCACTGCGTAGCCGCCGAGCGAATGCCCGACGAGATCCACCGCCGTCAGCTTCAGATGGTCGAGCACCGCCGCCACGTCTCGTCCGAAGGCGTCGAACGCGTAGTCGGTCGTATGCGCGCTTCGGCCATGACCACGAAGGTCGATGGAGACGACACGACGACCAGCCGCCGTCAATGCGGCCGCGAACCGATCCCACGTCCCACTGTCGCCGCCCATGCCGTGCACCAGAACGACCGGGCAGGAATCGCGCCGGCTGTCGACGCCGGCGGTGTCCCGGAATGCAATACGGACGCCGTCGACGTCGAGTTCGGCCACTTCCACGGTCATGGGTCCAGGTTAGAGCGAAGCCTGGGGATCGACCTGCGCCCGGGGTCACTCGTAGATACCTTCGACCCGCCAACCGTCGTCGTCGTAGATCAACAGCAGTGCGCGGCTTTCCTCGATCAACACCTGCACACGTGCACCCTGTGTGCCTATCGTCGGGTCCCACCAGCGCTCGTCGAGCGGCCACGGCCCTGCCCAACCGCTGAGCATCCAGTTCTTGCTGCCCCAGCGAAGCACTGTGGGTCGGCTGTCGAAGCCGCCACGCTCATCGATTCGTACTCCGTTGCCGCTGCTGTTTTCCAGCATCACCCGAGGAGATGCGTCGAGCACAGCGGCAGGTGCTGGTTGCGGCAGCCTTCCCGGCCACGGAGCAGACGGGTCGGACAGCGGGACCAACTCGTCACCCAGGCTGCGCAGAGTCACACGTTCGACCGGTCCCCTGCCTCCACTCAGCACACCGATCTTCACCGCATCACCACCGAGAAGACCCTGCACCCGTACCAGCGCTCGCTTTGCCCGTTCCTCTTCGTCCCCGACGCTTCCCCACAGGCCCAGCTGAAGCTCCCCCGCAGCAACGACTTCCACCGGTTCCAATCGAAGCGTCGTGATGCCTGCTGTCGGACGTCTCTCGCTGCGACCGGTCAGCCACCCGTCGAGCTGCCACCGAACCCGATCAGCAGTCCCTTCCGGAGTCAGCGGTTCTGCGCACCGCCATATGCGTGAGAGGTTCTCCCCGTTTCCTGTCGACGCATGGACGAGAAGACGAGTGCAGGCCACCGCCGCCGCCGCAAGCTTGGTATGTAGCCTTTCCGCCATCCCTCGGCCGGCGAACGCCGCTGCGTCGACACGATCGATCGGCGGGTCACACGCGTACTCCACGTTCAGATCCGGTGGCAGATTCCTCGCCGACGGCGGTCGTTCAGCCTCACCCCTCGCACTCCGATGGGCCAGCACCGCGTCCGTTCCGAATCTGGATGCCACATCACCTGGAGTGAGTGCAGCGAAATCCCCGATGGTGCGCAGACCCAGTCGTCGGAGCAGATCGATCAGGTTCTCGCGATCTGCCGCTGCAAGGCTCGGCTCGGCTGCAAGTTCCGAGACCGGTAGTGGCGCGAGATAGTGTGCACCTCCTCCTCTCGGAACGATCGCCGCATGTCTGGCTGCGATGACTGCTGTCGACAACTCGTCGGCGATTCCGATCTGGCATTCGACCCCTGCGCTCGCGGCCTGATCTATCAAACGCTCCGCGGCTTTGTGCTCGGATCCGAAATACCTGCTCACCCCTCGGGCACCGAGAATCAACAAGCCCGGCCGCAGCACCTCGACTCCCGGTGCAATTGCGTCGACAGCTGCGGCAACCGGTTCGAACAATCGCCCGTCTCGATCTGAATCCGCGGTTGCCACATGAACTTCGGGGCAGCGCGCTTGGGCCTCACGTTTACGAAGTCCGCGTCGCACACCCTCCGCACGCGCCGGAGCGGAACAGGCGATCACACGATTGGCCGATACGACCGCCACCGGACTCGTCGCCGGAAGATCTGCGACGGCGGCTGCCGCCACGGCCGGCCAGTCCGGGCACCAGAGTGCAACAACCCGGCTCATGCCAGTACCGCAATCCTGTCGGTAGGACGAATGCCTGCAGCGACACCCAGCGGAACTTCGAACCATTCGATCCGACCGTGCTCGGATCGAAGATCGAAACACGTACGGCGAGGACGCATCGCTTTACCCTGCGCGCGCACTTCCAATCGCAGAGTGCGCAACCTGCCCCGACCGGCCTGCTCTCCGGTCCCTACTCCACCGACACTGCGCACAGCGGCGTCGAGTCGCAGGTCGACACCGTCCCAGTGTCCATCCGCGACCAGCAACGACGCACCTTTGCTTCGAGCGCGCGCGACTACGGCACGCGCCCGTGACGGAGGCACGGAACGGCCGCCGAGACCCAATACGACGAGATCCAAACCGTCGAGAAGGATGGCCGCCACCTCTACCGGATCCTCACCGGGATCGGGTACGACGGCCAGCCGATTCAATTCGGCACCCATCTCGGCTGCAGCCAGCAACCCGAACCGCGGTTGCCCGACTACCGCCACATAGCCGCCGGACGCCGTGACCGATGCGACCAGACCGAGCATCAGTGACCCTGCACCCGAGATCCCAGTCACCGACCCTCTGGCAAGACCTCGGTGTGGGAGCAGAGTCGCGAGTGCGTCGGGAACAGCCAACACTGCCTTGGCAGGTGACTGATCTTGTCGTTCGTTGTCCTCTTCCCTCTCGCTGCTTTCTTCCTCTTCGGCCGACGGCGCCGGACAGGAGAGGGAACGCACCTCACCCCGCGAGGGAACCCCCGCCATACGTCGCCGAAGATAGGCGACTCTCTCCGGTAGTGACATATCGTCGAGAGAGACGTTCGGAACATGTGGAGCATCGGCAGGAACAGACATACTTTTCCTCCCCGGTGAATCGACGAAATCGGTACACGAGCCCGCTCGCAAGACGACCGGGAAGTTTCGTCTTCGAACAGACTTTCGAACATGCTCCAGTAAAGCCGCTCTACCGGCCATCGTCAAGATGGCGCTGAAGCCCCAGGTGGAGACCTCGGAGTCACCGCCGGGTCACCGTCGTGGGCAGTGACGCTCACTGTCCACTAACCTGTGGTCGTGACAGAGCAGCAGCGCACCGCACGGGTCGTCGGACCCGACTACCTACTCGCCGGCAGGTACCGTCTCGCCTACAAGCTCGGGGGTGGCGGAATGGGCGCGGTCTGGCTTGCGCAGGACACACTCATGGGCCGCAAAGTGGCAGTCAAGCAGGTCACGTCGACGGCGAATCTGAGCGACAAGGCCGCTCGAGAGGTTCGCAATCGGGCCATGCGCGAAGGACGGATAGCCGCCAGGTTGTCGAGTCCGCACGCCATCGCAATGCACGATGTCGCCATCGAGGGCGGCGAACCGTGGCTCGTCATGGAGTACATGCCCTCGCGCTCCCTTGCGCAAGCGCTCAACACCACCGATTCGCTACCACCCTACGAAGTAGCTCAGGTCGGTGCGCAGGTCGCCGACGCTCTCACCGAAGCGCACGAAGCGGGAATAGTGCACCGCGACATCAAGCCCGGCAATATCCTCATCGCCGACCGCGGACGCACGCTCGGCATCGTCAAGATAAGTGACTTCGGCATCTCCCGCGCGAAAGGTGATGTCGAGGAATCGGACTCCTCGGTCATCACAGGGACACCGGCGTACTTCGCACCCGAGGTCGCGCGCGGCCAGGATCCCACCGAAGCGAGCGACGTGTTCTCGCTCGGCGCGACGCTGTACACCGCGATCGAAGGTAGGCCTCCGTTCGACATCGACCAGGACTCCATCGCACTGCTTCACCGGGTGGCGCGAGGCCAGATCATCACCCCCACCAGATCCGGCGATCTCACCCCTGCGTTGCTGCACATGCTGGAGCCTGATCCGGCCCGCCGACCGACGATGTCGCAAGCTCGCGACGAGATCATCAGAGGGGCAATCAGCCCCCACGGAACCATTGCTCAGCTCCGTGGGGTACCCCTCACCGCATCCGACGGCGGCGTGCCGACCTGGGCTCACAGGTCGACTCCGGTGGCCGAAAAACGCAGGCCTTCACGAGAATTCGGCAGCACAATCGCCGGACTTCCAGCCGTCCGCTCCAGTGGGCTGGGCGAGGATCACACCCCCAAGGCCTACTCTCCACCGCCATTCGATGCGCCGAAGAAGAAGAACCCACTCGACACGGTGCTGGACCTGATCGACGACGTCGTGGGCGACAAGGTCGACGTCTCGCCCGCGATCGTCCTCGCGGTGCTCGTCGGTCTTGTGCTTCTGCTCCTCGTCGCGCTGATCGTTGTCATCTAGTTGCTTCGTGTACGTGAACGAAAATACATAGCCCGTCCTGCATTTTCGTTCACATGCCGCGGAGCGGCCTGGACTCGAAGACAGCGATGGCGATCTGGACTCGATTGGCGCAGTCGAGCTTGGACAGAATTCGAGAGACGTAAGTCTTGACCGTGGCGATGCTCATGTAGAGATGTGCGCTGATCTCTGCGTTCGACAACCCCTGGGAGACGGCGATTGCCACTTCCAGCTCCCGCGTAGTCAGAACGTCCAGCGAGTTCTCGCGCGGATTCGAGCGCGAATCGTGTTCACGCCACGCAGAGACCAACCTTCCGACGGCAGACGGTGACAGCATCGACTCTCCGTCGCTCACCTTCTTGACTGCATCGATGATGTCCCGAGGTGGTGTGTCCTTGAGCAGAAACCCGTTGGCCCCCAACCTGAGGGCACGTAGAAGATACTCGTCCGTGTCGAACGTGGTCAGCACGAGGACGGCCGGGGAGGCGACATCCGATTTCAAGATTTCGGTCGCAGACAACCCGTCCATCACCGGCATGCGAATATCCATCAGCACCACATCTGGCTGCAGGGCACGAGTGTCAATGGCCAAGATGAAGTCCCCACTGGTGGCCAAGTACCCGTGCGTTGACTTCTGCGCACCAGATCTTCGCGGCCGCGTTCGCGGCGTGGACATCGACGGTGGTGCCGGCAACGGCCGCTTCGGTGAGCAACGGGACGGCGAGATCTCGTTGGGCGTAGCCGACGAGGTTCTCCACCACACCTTTCGATTGTGGATCGTTGGCGTGGCAGAAGTCCGGCGCGAACCCATAATGGGTGGCGAACCGGACGTAGTCCGGGGTTGGAATGACGACGTTCGCGACGACACCGCCCTTGAGGCATGCCATGCGGTCGGCGAGGACTTTCGCCGGGACACCGCCGACCGCGGCGAGCGCTTCTGCGATCAATGCCATTGTCGTGGTTAATCTCTCGTCGGTCGCGAACGCTACGAACCGCCAGCGGGAGTAGGCCATGACAGCGCAGAACAGGTGCAGACCGCCGATGGTGGCCCAGTCGATGACCAGGTAATCGCCCGGCGCCCACACCGCGGGGCGGCGGCCGCGGTGATGCGCGGCCTTCCATTTCGCTTTCTCCTCGGCGACCAGGCGGCGGAAGTTGCGGTCCGAGCCGTCGTAGCCGGCAGTGCGGGCGATCGGCAGAATCCGTTTCGCGGAGATCCTGCCTTGGGATTTTTCGACGCGTTCGGTGACCAACTCGGTCACGGCGTCGTAGTTGTGTTCACGTTCGACGCGGGCGGCAGGAGTCTGGCCTGCGTGTTCGGCTTCGAATCGTTCGACGGTGCGTCTGACGGTCTTGTGGGTGGTGCCGCACAGTTCGGCGGTTGCGCGGTACGACCCGACTTGGTTGTAGGTGGAAATGATGTCCATACGGTCCCTCGCAGACTTCAATGGAACTCCCCGGGTGGTGCGGTGTGTGGTTGGCACCTTCACCGTCACCGCTCGGGCCAAAAGTTCCTGATCGACACGACGAACACGGGGTGGGGACTTTTAGTTGGCCACCAGTGGGGACCTCGACCTGGCCACCAGTGGGTACTTTTTCATGGCCACGGACAACGAGCCACCCGAAGGCCCTCGTCGCCATCTGCTGCCTCACCCACGACCCTGATTCCGCTGTCCGACTGCAGAATCAGCGACAAACCGGATCGAACGAGTGCATCGTCGTCGACGATAAGCAAGTCGATCATGCGGGCCACGGCAACCATGCCTCCAGAACATATACAGTCGAATCCTCTCCGACTCTGACCCCGTGCTCGAGTCGACCACCCGACAACGTCAGTCGCTCGGTCAGGCCTATCAATCCAGAATGAGAACCAGGCACGTCGGATGGACGGTTCCCGAACGCGTTGGTCACCGACACCCTCGCATCACCGCCCTCGATCCACATCCGTACCGAGACATCGGATCCCGGGGCATGTTTACTCGCGTTGGTGAGTCCCTCCTGCACGACTCGAAAGACGTTTCGGCTCGATGTAGCCGGAACCATCCGATCGGAGGACAAGGTGTCTTCGAATTCCACCCGAACCCCCGCTGCTCGTATCTCGTCGATCAAACCGGGTATGTCTGCGACGGAAGATCCTGGCCTCGTCGGCGGTGAATCCTCGTCCGATCTGAGGACTCCGAGTATTTCACGCAAGTCGTCGAGCGCGCCGTGAGCGCTGGCTCTGATCGTCGCCGCAATGGCCTCGATCTCTGCTCTGTCCGCGTCTGCGCAGACCTCCAACGCCCCCGCGTGCAAACTGACCATCGAAATGCGATGAGCGAGCGCATCGTGCATTTCGCGCGCGATCCGCTCGCGCTCCTGTCCTCGCACTCGATCAGCACGTTCGAGCGCCGCCGCTTCTGCCTTGTCCGCACGATCTCGCAACGAGTCGATCACCTCTCGACGCGCTTTGACGACCATGCCCCACGCAATCGGAATACTCGACAGGGCAACACTCAGAATCAGTGTCGCGTAGAAGGATTGTCCGGACTCGAAGACCTTCAGCCAGAATGCGGACACGACCAAATGGACGGCCGCGACACCGACCGCCATCCTCCACGATCGACGTGAGGCGACCGTGTACACGGCGACGAGCCCGGCACCACCGACTGCGTCGGTGACCAACATCGGCACAGCGATGACCAACGCAATTGCCACCGGCCAACGTCGCCTCCACCACAGCGACGCTGCCGCTGCCATAGAAAGTGTAACTACCAGAGCGATTCTCGGGCCCGACAGCGACTCGGGTAGCTCCGCAACGACCAGCCCTGAGATCGCGAGGGCCAGCACGATTCCGCCGATGTCGAAGAAGCGGTCTCGCCGGCTGATCGACGGTCTCACGCGCGCACCAACGGTCGCCAGTACTGTTTGTTCTTTCTGTCTCGCACCACAATTCCGAGCCTGTCCAGTTCGACACGTAGTTCCGACGCATCCGAACGGGACTTCTTCTCCAACGCTTTCTCGCGCGCACGCATCACAGCGTTGATCTCCGCGGGGAGCAACGGTGTCCCCGACACCCAGCGCTGATACAGATTCTCGTACGGGTCGCCGTCGGTGAACGAGTAACCGTGCGAGGTGAACACCCGTTCCACCGCCTGGGCTTTCTCCTCGATCGGAGCACGGACGACCTGTCGTGACGATGAATCGAGCACCACGAGTTCCTTACCGTCCACGAACACCGTCGCGGCCTCGGACCGGTGGAACTCTGCGGTCTCACCGTCTCGAGTCACACGAAACCCCGACTCCGCGACGACCACCCGGAGGCTCTCGTACAACGCGAATGCCACGAACGCAGCACCGAGAACCACGCCGACAGCCGCAAGAACGTACTGCGCCCACCAACTCGACCACGTGGCCACGAGTTCGAACGGGCCCTGAAACGGTATCCATGCCAGCGTCGTCACCCATGATGCGAGGGACGGGAGAAAGAACCCGAGCGTACCACCGACCAGGGGTGCAACTACGCCGAGAAACACACGGTCACCGGTCGAGAGCCACAGAACCGACTCATTCTTGTTCGCCATGCTCACAACGCTAGCCAGCTGAACAACAACCCAACAGTCTCCGAAAGTCTACGGAGCTCGCTGCTGTCAATCGATACGCCGATTGTGAGCCCATCGGGTCAGCGCATTCCGGTTCGATTGCTGTGTCTTCCTGAGCACGTTCGACGCGTGGGTTTCGACGGTCTTGACCGAGATGAACAGGTCCTCGGCGATCTCACGATAGGTATACCCACGTGCCAACAGCCGCAAGACCTCGAGCTCACGAGGAGTCAGCGAATCGAGTTCCGGATCGAGCGGGGGTTCCGGTGCTGCCGACTTCCCGGTGAACGAGTCGAGTACGAACCCTGCCAGGCGCGGCGAGAACACCGCGTCTCCCCCGGCGACGCGTCGAACACCGTCGGCCAGTTCGGATCCGGAGATGGTCTTGGTGACATACCCACGCGCGCCTGCGCGGATGACGGCGATGACGTCCTCGGCGGCGTCGGACACCGACAGGGCAAGGCATACCGGACCGGCCCCGATCCGACCGAGCACTGCGACGCCACCTCCGTCGGGCATATGCACGTCGAGCAGTACGACATCAGGTTTCGTCGCAGCGATTCCGGCTACGGCATCGGCGACACCTCCTGCTTCCCCCACCACTTCGATGTCGCTCTCACGTCCGAGTTCGGCTCGTACACCGGAACGGAACACTGCATGATCGTCGACGAGAAAGACACGGAAGGTGTCGGTCACCTTGGCTGCTCCTGCGGTATCGGTTGCTCAGTGGTCTTCACGCGTGCTGCATGAGTATCTTCTACGACAGTGCGGGGCATCAGAATTCGAACCTCCGTCCCTTTGCCTACCTGCGAGCGTACCGACACCTCCCCTCCGCGGCGTTCGATTCTTCCCCGAATCGAACGGGTAAGGCCCTGTCTGTCCAGCGGAACGAGGTTCTCGTCGAAGCCTGTTCCTCTGTCTCGGACGAAGACCGTCACCTTGTCCGGTTCGGTCTCGGCGAACAAATCGATATTGGTCTCACCGGAATGTTTCGCGGCGTTGACGAGCGCTTCACGGGTCGCGCCGAGCAACGCGGTGAAATGCTCACGCTGCAACCCCGAAGTGGAGTCGTCTCCCGACAGCTGTACGTCACCGACCGTGATGGGTCTGACCGTGACTCCGTGCTGATCCTCGACCTCGCCCGCGATGGTCTTGAGCGCTTCGGCAAGTGAGGAGTGGTCGGGATCTCCACCTTCGAACAACCACTTACGGAGTTCGCGTTCCTGACCGCGTGCCAGTCGCATCACTTCCTGTGGTTGATCGGATTGCTTCTGTATCAACGCCAGCGTCTGCAACACCGAGTCGTGGAGATGCGAGGCGATCTCTTCTCGCTCTTCGTTGCGAATTCGAGCCGAACGCTCGGAATTCAAGGTGCGCCACATCCGCAACCATAGCGGAACAGTGAGTAGAGCAGCACCGACGAGGGTGACGATGACGGCCAGCAACGACGAACGGACAGAGGCTATATCGACACGCGCCAGCACCACGACGCCGAGGCCGAGCACGATGAGAGTCGCGCCGCCGACGACTCGAGCCCAACTCAGC is part of the Rhodococcus sovatensis genome and encodes:
- a CDS encoding SDR family oxidoreductase → MANYIVTGGTGFLGQNVIPLLLERDPDAEVHVLVRQQSIAKLEQQAAALAGKDRIHPLVGDLTEPGLGLRETPRAVDHIVHLGAIYDMTAGDEQATTNVDGTRAVVELAVRTGARLHHISSIAVAGDYSGTFTENDFDNGQGFPTAYHRTKFESEEIVRESATDWRVYRPSAILGHSETGAIDKIDGPYFFFPFFAELAKLPSTLPITVPDIGSTNLVPVDYVAAAIVELIHRNPLGQRVFHLVNPEPQSMREVYSAFSAAAGSKAKVVGIPGAIAAPVVAPRRGALRNGRNALLSRFGVPPVMLDHLTLPTTFDSVTTQNALSGSGITPPPLATYADTLWRHWQKHLDPNRARRRDPRGPLVGRHIVITGGSSGIGKASAESAARKGATVILLARGAEQLETVVAEIRSDGGDAHGYPCDVTDNESVEQTVKAIVSEHGHVDMLVNNAGRSIRRSLYRSTDRLHDYERTMAVNYFGAVRLVLALLPHMRARRFGHIVNVSSAAVQGHTPRFSAYVASKAALDAFADVAAAETLSDGITFTTIHMPLVATPMITPSGDKNVGPVVSAEKAAAMVVRALIDRPKRIDTPLGTLGQFSSIFTPKGKDRTMHQFYRRFPDSAAAKGEQPTEPVETDFMPTRKYDSSTPSARAAKLARRLGRLVPGTNW
- a CDS encoding alpha/beta hydrolase, which gives rise to MTVEVAELDVDGVRIAFRDTAGVDSRRDSCPVVLVHGMGGDSGTWDRFAAALTAAGRRVVSIDLRGHGRSAHTTDYAFDAFGRDVAAVLDHLKLTAVDLVGHSLGGYAVTVVAQDRPSIVRSLVIEEMPIPIKDGDETPTFTRRLPSPGALWHAATSIIRHPRAVFAYDRSMTSPAIAQFRRPNAVWWGRLSEIRASTLVLRGGPGGMVDPVRLDSMVAAIDECSVVSFETGHSIHRDKYSDFEAVVLPFLMRDS
- a CDS encoding DNA polymerase Y family protein; this translates as MSRVVALWCPDWPAVAAAAVADLPATSPVAVVSANRVIACSAPARAEGVRRGLRKREAQARCPEVHVATADSDRDGRLFEPVAAAVDAIAPGVEVLRPGLLILGARGVSRYFGSEHKAAERLIDQAASAGVECQIGIADELSTAVIAARHAAIVPRGGGAHYLAPLPVSELAAEPSLAAADRENLIDLLRRLGLRTIGDFAALTPGDVASRFGTDAVLAHRSARGEAERPPSARNLPPDLNVEYACDPPIDRVDAAAFAGRGMAERLHTKLAAAAVACTRLLVHASTGNGENLSRIWRCAEPLTPEGTADRVRWQLDGWLTGRSERRPTAGITTLRLEPVEVVAAGELQLGLWGSVGDEEERAKRALVRVQGLLGGDAVKIGVLSGGRGPVERVTLRSLGDELVPLSDPSAPWPGRLPQPAPAAVLDASPRVMLENSSGNGVRIDERGGFDSRPTVLRWGSKNWMLSGWAGPWPLDERWWDPTIGTQGARVQVLIEESRALLLIYDDDGWRVEGIYE
- a CDS encoding serine/threonine-protein kinase, with the translated sequence MTEQQRTARVVGPDYLLAGRYRLAYKLGGGGMGAVWLAQDTLMGRKVAVKQVTSTANLSDKAAREVRNRAMREGRIAARLSSPHAIAMHDVAIEGGEPWLVMEYMPSRSLAQALNTTDSLPPYEVAQVGAQVADALTEAHEAGIVHRDIKPGNILIADRGRTLGIVKISDFGISRAKGDVEESDSSVITGTPAYFAPEVARGQDPTEASDVFSLGATLYTAIEGRPPFDIDQDSIALLHRVARGQIITPTRSGDLTPALLHMLEPDPARRPTMSQARDEIIRGAISPHGTIAQLRGVPLTASDGGVPTWAHRSTPVAEKRRPSREFGSTIAGLPAVRSSGLGEDHTPKAYSPPPFDAPKKKNPLDTVLDLIDDVVGDKVDVSPAIVLAVLVGLVLLLLVALIVVI
- a CDS encoding response regulator transcription factor; this translates as MAIDTRALQPDVVLMDIRMPVMDGLSATEILKSDVASPAVLVLTTFDTDEYLLRALRLGANGFLLKDTPPRDIIDAVKKVSDGESMLSPSAVGRLVSAWREHDSRSNPRENSLDVLTTRELEVAIAVSQGLSNAEISAHLYMSIATVKTYVSRILSKLDCANRVQIAIAVFESRPLRGM
- a CDS encoding sensor histidine kinase: MRPSISRRDRFFDIGGIVLALAISGLVVAELPESLSGPRIALVVTLSMAAAASLWWRRRWPVAIALVIAVPMLVTDAVGGAGLVAVYTVASRRSWRMAVGVAAVHLVVSAFWLKVFESGQSFYATLILSVALSSIPIAWGMVVKARREVIDSLRDRADKAEAAALERADRVRGQERERIAREMHDALAHRISMVSLHAGALEVCADADRAEIEAIAATIRASAHGALDDLREILGVLRSDEDSPPTRPGSSVADIPGLIDEIRAAGVRVEFEDTLSSDRMVPATSSRNVFRVVQEGLTNASKHAPGSDVSVRMWIEGGDARVSVTNAFGNRPSDVPGSHSGLIGLTERLTLSGGRLEHGVRVGEDSTVYVLEAWLPWPA
- a CDS encoding YqeB family protein, whose protein sequence is MANKNESVLWLSTGDRVFLGVVAPLVGGTLGFFLPSLASWVTTLAWIPFQGPFELVATWSSWWAQYVLAAVGVVLGAAFVAFALYESLRVVVAESGFRVTRDGETAEFHRSEAATVFVDGKELVVLDSSSRQVVRAPIEEKAQAVERVFTSHGYSFTDGDPYENLYQRWVSGTPLLPAEINAVMRAREKALEKKSRSDASELRVELDRLGIVVRDRKNKQYWRPLVRA